The proteins below come from a single Oryzomicrobium terrae genomic window:
- the trmB gene encoding tRNA (guanosine(46)-N7)-methyltransferase TrmB, with the protein MTTAPDSLPNASDDQDDDFPKRRSIRSFVLRQGRMSKAQERHYEQDMPRLGVPYTAAPLDLAALFGRRAPVVLEIGFGMGDSTATIAAAHPEIDYLGVEVHQPGVGSLLKHIADRQLSNVRICQHDAVEVLQNMIPEGALAGVHIFFPDPWHKKRHHKRRLIQGPLVALIASRLAPGGYLHCATDWEEYAQQMLEVLSAEPALANTAAPDSDGYAPRPEYRPLTKFENRGLRLGHGVWDLVFRKG; encoded by the coding sequence ATGACCACGGCCCCCGATTCCCTGCCCAACGCCTCCGACGACCAGGACGACGACTTCCCCAAGCGCCGCTCGATCCGCAGCTTCGTGCTGCGCCAGGGGCGCATGTCCAAGGCCCAGGAGCGCCACTACGAGCAGGACATGCCGCGCCTGGGCGTGCCCTACACCGCCGCCCCCCTCGATCTGGCCGCCCTGTTCGGGCGTCGCGCCCCGGTGGTGCTGGAAATCGGCTTCGGCATGGGCGACTCCACCGCCACCATCGCCGCCGCCCATCCGGAAATCGACTACCTGGGGGTGGAAGTCCACCAGCCCGGCGTCGGCAGCCTGCTCAAGCACATCGCCGATCGCCAGCTCAGCAACGTACGCATCTGCCAGCACGACGCCGTGGAAGTGCTGCAGAACATGATTCCCGAAGGCGCCCTGGCCGGGGTGCACATCTTCTTTCCCGACCCCTGGCACAAGAAGCGCCACCACAAGCGCCGCCTCATCCAGGGCCCCCTGGTGGCCCTGATCGCCAGCCGCCTCGCCCCCGGCGGCTACCTGCACTGCGCCACCGACTGGGAGGAATACGCCCAGCAGATGCTGGAGGTGCTGTCCGCCGAGCCGGCTCTGGCCAACACCGCCGCCCCAGACAGCGACGGCTACGCGCCGCGCCCCGAGTACCGCCCCCTGACCAAGTTCGAAAACCGGGGCCTGAGGCTCGGCCACGGCGTGTGGGACCTGGTGTTCCGCAAGGGGTGA
- a CDS encoding thiazole synthase, whose protein sequence is MDQLTIAGKTYGSRLLVGTGKYQDFAETGAAIAASGAEIVTVAIRRSNIGQDPSQPNLLDAIPPSRYTILPNTAGCYTADDAVRTLRLARELLDGHSLVKLEVLGDPTNLFPNMPETLKAAEALVKDGFDVMVYCADDPIQAKMLEEIGCCAIMPLASLIGSGMGILNPWNLRLIIDNAKVPVLVDAGVGTASDAAIAMELGCDGVLMNTAIAHAQNPVLMASAMKKAVEAGREAYLAGRMPRKFYSADPSSPTEGLIGRRA, encoded by the coding sequence ATGGACCAACTGACCATCGCCGGCAAAACCTATGGCTCGCGCCTTCTGGTTGGCACCGGCAAGTACCAGGATTTCGCCGAGACCGGCGCGGCCATCGCCGCCTCCGGCGCCGAGATCGTCACCGTCGCCATCCGCCGCAGCAACATCGGCCAGGACCCCAGCCAACCCAACCTGCTCGACGCCATCCCGCCCTCGCGCTACACCATCCTGCCCAACACCGCCGGCTGCTACACCGCCGACGACGCGGTGCGCACCCTGCGCCTGGCCCGGGAACTGCTCGACGGCCACAGCCTGGTCAAGCTCGAAGTGCTGGGCGACCCGACCAACCTGTTCCCCAACATGCCGGAAACCCTGAAAGCCGCCGAAGCGCTGGTCAAAGACGGTTTCGACGTGATGGTCTACTGCGCCGACGACCCGATCCAGGCCAAGATGCTGGAGGAGATCGGCTGTTGCGCGATCATGCCCCTGGCCTCGCTGATCGGCTCGGGCATGGGCATCCTCAACCCCTGGAACCTGCGCCTGATCATCGACAACGCCAAGGTGCCGGTGCTGGTAGATGCCGGCGTCGGTACCGCCTCGGACGCCGCCATCGCCATGGAACTGGGCTGCGACGGCGTGCTGATGAACACCGCCATCGCCCACGCGCAAAACCCGGTGCTGATGGCCAGCGCCATGAAGAAGGCGGTGGAGGCCGGGCGCGAGGCCTACCTGGCCGGGCGCATGCCGCGCAAGTTCTACAGCGCCGACCCGAGCTCCCCCACCGAGGGGCTGATCGGCCGCCGCGCCTGA
- the thiS gene encoding sulfur carrier protein ThiS, whose translation MHLTVNGEHRAFPSDTASFTVAALVDQLGLTGKRIAVERNGEIVPRGRHGETALAEGDQIEIVVAVGGG comes from the coding sequence ATGCACCTGACCGTCAACGGCGAACACCGCGCCTTCCCCAGCGACACCGCTTCCTTCACCGTGGCCGCCCTGGTCGACCAGCTCGGCCTCACGGGCAAGCGCATCGCCGTCGAGCGCAACGGCGAAATCGTGCCCCGCGGGCGCCACGGCGAAACGGCCCTGGCCGAGGGCGATCAGATCGAGATTGTCGTCGCCGTGGGCGGCGGCTGA
- a CDS encoding putative Na+/H+ antiporter, giving the protein MSGSPTTLQIIATVLFVLALVHTFSTGYFEQLAHRHPRHAGLWHLLGEVEIVFGLWALVLAVALFALHGKGAMTDYLDSRNYTEPLFVFAIMVVAGSRPILSAARLLSLGFARLLPLPATAALYFTALCLIPLLGSLITEPAAMTLAALLLRDRFFRPGVSTRFLYATVGVLFVNVSIGGTLTPYAAPPVLMVAGAWGWDLTYMLKEFGLRAGLAVAVNALVLTLLFRAELARLGAAPGTTRDDGRSRVPLAVMLLHLLLLAGVVVFAHHPPVFMGLLLLFLGVVFAYPVYQDRLMLKEALLVACFLAGLVILGGLQQWWLQPLLMRMDATSVYFGATALTAVTDNAALTYLASLVDGLSPEFKYAVVAGAVSGGGLTVIANAPNPAGLSILKGCFPESAVHPLGLFLAALPPTLVAMAAFLLV; this is encoded by the coding sequence ATGTCCGGATCCCCCACCACCCTGCAGATCATCGCCACGGTCCTGTTCGTTCTGGCCCTGGTGCACACCTTTTCCACCGGTTACTTCGAGCAACTCGCCCACCGCCACCCGCGCCACGCCGGCCTGTGGCACCTGCTCGGCGAAGTCGAGATCGTCTTCGGCCTGTGGGCCCTGGTCCTGGCCGTGGCCCTGTTCGCCCTGCACGGCAAGGGGGCGATGACCGACTACCTGGATTCGCGCAACTACACCGAGCCCCTGTTCGTCTTCGCCATCATGGTGGTGGCCGGCAGCCGGCCGATCCTCAGCGCCGCCCGCCTCCTGTCCCTGGGTTTCGCCCGGCTGCTGCCCCTGCCGGCCACCGCCGCCCTCTACTTCACCGCCCTGTGCCTGATTCCCCTGCTCGGCTCCCTCATCACCGAGCCGGCGGCCATGACCCTGGCCGCCCTCCTGCTGCGCGACCGCTTCTTCCGTCCCGGCGTCTCCACCCGCTTCCTCTACGCCACCGTCGGCGTCCTGTTCGTCAACGTCTCCATCGGCGGCACCCTGACCCCCTACGCGGCCCCGCCGGTGCTGATGGTGGCCGGGGCCTGGGGCTGGGATCTGACCTACATGTTGAAGGAATTCGGCCTGCGCGCCGGTCTCGCGGTGGCGGTCAATGCCCTGGTCCTGACCCTGCTCTTTCGTGCCGAGCTGGCCCGCCTCGGCGCGGCTCCGGGGACGACCCGCGACGACGGCCGCTCCCGGGTGCCCCTGGCGGTGATGCTGCTGCACCTGCTGCTACTGGCCGGGGTGGTGGTGTTCGCCCACCATCCGCCGGTGTTCATGGGCTTGCTGCTGCTCTTCCTCGGTGTGGTCTTTGCCTATCCGGTCTACCAGGATCGACTGATGCTCAAGGAAGCCCTACTGGTGGCCTGCTTCCTGGCTGGCCTGGTGATCCTCGGCGGCCTGCAGCAGTGGTGGCTGCAGCCGCTCCTGATGCGCATGGACGCCACCTCGGTGTACTTCGGCGCCACGGCCCTCACCGCTGTCACCGACAACGCCGCCCTGACCTACCTGGCCTCCCTGGTGGACGGCCTGTCGCCGGAATTCAAGTACGCCGTGGTGGCCGGGGCGGTCAGCGGCGGCGGCCTGACCGTGATCGCCAACGCCCCCAATCCGGCGGGCTTGTCGATCCTCAAGGGCTGCTTCCCGGAAAGCGCGGTCCATCCCCTCGGCCTGTTCCTCGCCGCCCTGCCGCCGACCCTGGTGGCCATGGCGGCGTTTCTGCTGGTCTGA
- a CDS encoding ABC transporter substrate-binding protein: MRAFVTSTPLVALLAGLFAVPALADTVKVGVIASSTGVTAVVGIPQKNTVALLPTEVAGVKIDYTVLDDASDPTNAVTNVKKLIAETKVDALIGPTTTPAALAMLDFVAEAKTPLITTVGSAAVIEPMDDKKRWVFKTTQNDGLIAEALVAHMAKTGIKTVGFIGFNDPYGENWYKSFAALAEKHGIKLVASERYTRTDASVTGQVLKLIAARPEAVFIAATGGPAVLPQVALAEKGYKGKVYQTHGVATNDFIKLGGKVVEGTLMAGGPMLVADDLPASNPIKAVAQGYIKAYEGKYGAGTTSTFGANTFDAGLLLQKAIPQALKAGKPGSEAFRVALRDALEKSKEVVGAQGVFTMSPANHNGMDQRARLMMTVKHGKWVALHE; this comes from the coding sequence ATGCGCGCTTTCGTCACTTCCACGCCCCTGGTCGCCCTGCTGGCTGGGTTGTTCGCCGTTCCGGCCCTGGCCGATACCGTCAAGGTCGGGGTGATCGCCTCCAGCACCGGCGTCACCGCCGTGGTCGGCATCCCCCAGAAGAATACGGTGGCCCTGCTGCCCACCGAGGTGGCCGGGGTGAAGATCGACTACACCGTGCTCGACGACGCGTCGGACCCGACCAACGCGGTGACCAACGTCAAGAAGCTGATCGCCGAGACCAAGGTGGACGCCCTGATCGGCCCGACCACCACCCCGGCGGCCCTGGCCATGCTCGACTTCGTCGCCGAGGCCAAGACGCCGCTGATCACCACCGTCGGCTCGGCGGCGGTGATTGAGCCCATGGACGACAAGAAACGCTGGGTGTTCAAGACCACCCAGAACGACGGCCTGATCGCCGAAGCCCTGGTGGCCCACATGGCCAAGACCGGCATCAAGACCGTCGGCTTCATCGGCTTCAACGATCCCTACGGCGAGAACTGGTACAAGTCCTTCGCCGCCCTGGCGGAAAAGCACGGCATCAAGCTGGTGGCCAGCGAGCGCTACACTCGTACCGACGCTTCGGTGACCGGCCAGGTGCTGAAGCTGATCGCCGCCCGTCCCGAGGCGGTGTTCATCGCTGCCACCGGCGGCCCGGCGGTGCTGCCCCAGGTGGCCCTGGCCGAGAAGGGCTACAAGGGCAAGGTCTACCAGACCCATGGCGTGGCCACCAACGACTTCATCAAGCTCGGCGGCAAGGTGGTGGAAGGCACCCTGATGGCTGGCGGCCCAATGCTGGTGGCGGACGACCTGCCCGCCAGCAACCCGATCAAGGCCGTGGCCCAAGGCTACATCAAGGCCTACGAGGGCAAGTACGGCGCCGGCACTACCTCCACCTTCGGCGCCAATACCTTCGACGCCGGCCTGCTGCTGCAAAAGGCGATTCCCCAGGCGCTCAAGGCCGGCAAGCCGGGCAGCGAGGCGTTCCGCGTCGCCCTGCGCGACGCCCTGGAAAAGTCGAAGGAAGTGGTCGGCGCCCAGGGGGTGTTCACCATGTCTCCCGCCAACCACAACGGCATGGACCAGCGCGCCCGGCTGATGATGACCGTCAAGCACGGCAAGTGGGTGGCGCTGCACGAGTAA